Proteins from one Mucilaginibacter jinjuensis genomic window:
- a CDS encoding outer membrane protein assembly factor BamD encodes MFKQQRSLISGLIICSLLALGSCKSKFEKLKASNDNAKKYQEAMKYYNKKEYSKALDLFDGLTQRYRGQTEAEDLFYYNAYTNYKLKDYTSARYHFKNFADTYPNSSRAEECRFMAAYCYYLDSPIFSLDQENTLKAIETLQLFINLYPKSERVAEASKLIQNLRDKLEEKAYANAKLYLTIGDYQSAVIAFGNALRDYPDTKFAEEMEFLTIRAQYKYAKASTDYRQEERFGQTISFYDQFAEKYPQSKFLHEAQGIKSDSEYGIKHAKAQIAEAAYDPKLAKKLAKKDTTKTQPPSEKGNDNQKMP; translated from the coding sequence ATGTTTAAACAACAACGCTCACTTATATCAGGCTTAATTATATGCAGTTTACTTGCATTGGGCAGTTGCAAAAGCAAATTTGAAAAACTGAAGGCCAGTAATGATAACGCTAAAAAGTATCAGGAGGCCATGAAGTACTACAATAAAAAGGAGTATTCTAAAGCGCTTGACCTGTTTGACGGCTTGACCCAGCGTTACCGTGGACAAACCGAGGCTGAGGACCTTTTTTACTATAATGCTTATACCAACTACAAGTTAAAGGATTATACATCGGCCAGGTACCACTTTAAAAACTTTGCCGATACCTATCCAAACAGTAGCCGTGCAGAGGAATGCCGCTTTATGGCCGCTTATTGCTACTACCTTGATTCGCCGATATTTTCGTTAGATCAGGAAAATACTTTAAAAGCTATCGAGACCCTACAGTTGTTCATTAACTTGTATCCAAAAAGCGAGCGTGTTGCTGAGGCCAGTAAACTGATCCAAAACCTGCGCGATAAACTGGAAGAAAAAGCTTACGCCAACGCTAAGTTATATTTAACAATTGGCGACTATCAATCGGCAGTAATTGCTTTCGGTAATGCACTGCGCGATTACCCGGATACTAAGTTTGCAGAGGAAATGGAGTTCCTTACCATCAGGGCCCAATATAAATACGCTAAAGCCAGTACCGACTATCGCCAGGAAGAGCGTTTTGGACAAACAATCAGTTTTTATGATCAGTTTGCCGAAAAATATCCGCAAAGTAAGTTCCTGCACGAAGCACAGGGCATTAAATCAGACAGCGAGTATGGTATAAAACATGCTAAAGCCCAAATTGCAGAAGCAGCTTACGACCCTAAACTGGCCAAAAAATTAGCTAAGAAGGATACCACCAAAACACAGCCACCTTCAGAAAAAGGTAACGATAATCAAAAAATGCCGTAA
- a CDS encoding DNA-directed RNA polymerase subunit omega yields MSNTSNTTPKHTVASSTVTRDLRELDRTTDNLYESIVIMSKRANQISNNIKEELHQKLSEFASSNDNLEEVFENREQIEISKHYEKMPKPTLVAINEFLEEKVYYRNPQKEALKELL; encoded by the coding sequence ATGAGCAATACCAGCAATACTACACCAAAGCATACTGTAGCAAGCAGTACAGTAACCCGCGATTTACGCGAACTGGACAGAACTACCGACAACCTTTACGAGTCGATCGTAATTATGTCGAAACGTGCTAACCAGATCTCTAACAACATCAAGGAAGAGCTGCACCAGAAATTATCTGAATTTGCTTCATCAAATGATAACCTGGAAGAGGTTTTCGAAAACCGTGAGCAGATTGAAATTTCTAAGCATTACGAAAAAATGCCTAAGCCAACCTTAGTTGCAATCAACGAGTTTTTAGAGGAGAAAGTTTACTACCGTAACCCTCAGAAAGAAGCTTTAAAAGAACTATTGTAA
- the coaBC gene encoding bifunctional phosphopantothenoylcysteine decarboxylase/phosphopantothenate--cysteine ligase CoaBC, which produces MLEGKKILLGVCGSIAAYKSATLVRDLIKAGAEVQVVMTNSATDFITPLTLSTLSKKPVLVNYFAPETGVWNNHVELGLWADMMLIAPASADTIAKIANGQCDNLLTAVYLSAKCPVYFAPAMDLDMWAHPATQDNVTRLQSFGNIMIAPESGELASGLHGAGRMAEPEHIVDFLTASLSKKFLLVNQSILVTAGPTYEAIDPVRFIGNHSSGKMGFAIANELAEMGANVTLVSGPTSQVIHHRNIKRIDVTSAQEMLDACLKHFKTAKACVMSAAVADYTPVYAEPQKIKKQDANLHIELKKTVDILKTLGSQKRPDQILAGFALETEHEEEYAIGKLNKKNLDFIVLNSLNDSGAGFKTDTNKITIIDNKLNKTTYSLKSKTQVAQDICAKLTELILA; this is translated from the coding sequence ATGCTTGAGGGCAAAAAAATACTGTTAGGCGTTTGCGGCAGTATCGCAGCATATAAATCGGCCACATTGGTACGTGACTTAATTAAAGCCGGTGCCGAGGTACAAGTAGTAATGACCAACAGCGCCACAGATTTTATTACCCCGCTCACGCTCTCAACCCTGTCTAAAAAACCGGTATTGGTTAACTACTTTGCTCCCGAAACCGGTGTGTGGAATAACCACGTAGAATTAGGCCTCTGGGCTGATATGATGCTTATTGCCCCGGCAAGTGCCGATACGATAGCCAAAATAGCCAATGGGCAATGTGATAACCTGCTTACTGCTGTTTATCTATCGGCCAAATGCCCGGTATATTTTGCCCCTGCTATGGATTTGGATATGTGGGCACATCCTGCCACGCAGGATAACGTTACCCGCTTACAATCATTCGGTAATATCATGATTGCGCCCGAGAGCGGCGAACTGGCAAGCGGTTTACATGGCGCAGGCCGCATGGCCGAGCCAGAACATATTGTTGATTTTCTGACGGCATCGCTTAGTAAAAAGTTTCTGTTAGTTAACCAAAGCATACTGGTAACCGCAGGCCCTACTTATGAGGCCATTGACCCGGTGCGGTTTATCGGTAACCATTCATCAGGCAAAATGGGGTTTGCTATTGCAAACGAACTGGCCGAGATGGGCGCTAATGTAACGCTGGTTTCGGGGCCAACATCACAGGTAATTCATCATCGTAATATTAAACGCATTGATGTTACATCGGCACAAGAAATGCTGGATGCTTGCTTAAAGCATTTTAAAACTGCTAAAGCCTGTGTAATGAGTGCTGCAGTGGCTGATTACACGCCTGTTTATGCCGAACCGCAGAAAATTAAAAAGCAGGATGCTAACCTGCACATCGAACTTAAAAAAACGGTTGATATATTAAAAACCCTGGGCAGCCAAAAACGCCCCGACCAGATACTGGCAGGTTTTGCACTGGAAACCGAGCATGAGGAAGAATATGCCATCGGTAAACTGAATAAAAAGAACCTCGACTTTATTGTGCTGAATTCGTTAAACGATAGCGGTGCGGGTTTTAAAACCGATACCAATAAAATCACCATTATTGATAACAAACTCAATAAAACCACGTATAGCCTAAAAAGTAAAACACAGGTAGCGCAGGATATTTGCGCCAAACTAACCGAACTGATACTGGCATGA
- a CDS encoding DUF4835 family protein, whose amino-acid sequence MRKMFALAILICLTGSLYAQDLNARVQVLSPKIQTTNKRIFQVLETAMKDFLNGRKWSADEIAPAEKIDCNFVLNITSWDGNSTFSGELQVQSSRPVFNSSYTSTLFSINDKDVDFTYTEGQTIDFNAQNFQSNLSSIMAYYAYTILGFDYDSFSRYGGTPYFANAQTVVVNAQSSGYNGWKAFDSNNFNRYWLSENLVNKTYIPLRSFYYDYHRKGLDLMVDNAEMGRRNIDAVLPVLTQLDRQRLGATLPTLFFTAKSDELVGVFTGAPPAEKLAAYNLLMKADPANGPKYQILQKN is encoded by the coding sequence ATGAGAAAGATGTTTGCATTAGCCATTTTAATTTGCTTAACGGGCAGTTTATACGCCCAAGATCTGAACGCACGGGTGCAAGTACTATCACCCAAAATTCAGACTACCAATAAGCGTATCTTCCAGGTGCTGGAAACAGCCATGAAAGATTTTTTAAATGGCCGCAAATGGAGCGCCGACGAAATTGCCCCGGCAGAGAAAATAGACTGCAATTTCGTACTCAACATTACCTCATGGGATGGCAACAGCACTTTCAGTGGTGAATTGCAGGTACAATCGAGCAGGCCGGTGTTTAACTCATCCTACACCTCTACCCTGTTCAGCATTAATGATAAGGATGTTGATTTTACTTATACCGAAGGCCAGACTATCGACTTTAATGCTCAGAATTTTCAAAGCAACCTAAGCTCAATCATGGCCTATTATGCCTATACTATTTTAGGTTTCGATTACGATAGCTTTTCGCGCTATGGCGGTACACCTTATTTTGCCAATGCGCAAACGGTAGTGGTTAATGCCCAAAGTTCGGGTTATAACGGCTGGAAAGCTTTCGACAGTAATAACTTTAACCGTTACTGGTTATCAGAAAACCTGGTGAACAAAACCTATATTCCGCTACGCAGCTTTTATTACGATTACCACCGCAAAGGCCTCGACCTGATGGTTGACAATGCCGAAATGGGCCGCAGAAACATTGATGCTGTTTTACCCGTGCTAACCCAGTTAGATCGTCAGCGTTTGGGCGCAACCCTGCCAACGCTATTTTTTACCGCTAAAAGTGATGAACTGGTTGGTGTTTTTACAGGAGCCCCACCAGCTGAAAAGTTGGCCGCCTATAATCTGTTAATGAAGGCTGATCCTGCTAATGGGCCTAAGTATCAAATACTGCAGAAAAACTAA
- a CDS encoding DUF6886 family protein: protein MKPGTLFHISEEGNIQRFIPKPSPSHYDQITRDVVFAITGELLHNYLLPRDCPRVTFYAGKNTSSADKERFLSSSDANYIIAVEQKWLPAIQHIKLYCYEFPAETFSLLDECAGYYVSYQQVIPTTVKLIDNTLDELFKRNIELRLLPNLHHLANEVAKSTLNFSIIRLRNAAPKLQ from the coding sequence ATGAAACCCGGTACACTTTTCCATATCAGTGAAGAGGGCAACATTCAAAGGTTTATCCCCAAGCCTTCTCCCTCGCATTATGATCAAATAACGAGAGATGTAGTATTTGCCATTACCGGCGAATTGCTGCATAACTACCTTTTACCGCGCGATTGCCCGCGGGTTACCTTTTACGCTGGTAAGAATACTTCATCGGCGGATAAAGAACGATTCTTAAGCTCATCTGATGCCAACTATATAATAGCCGTCGAGCAAAAATGGCTTCCTGCTATCCAGCACATCAAACTTTACTGTTATGAATTTCCGGCTGAGACATTTTCATTATTGGATGAATGCGCCGGTTATTATGTATCTTATCAACAGGTGATTCCAACTACTGTAAAACTTATTGATAATACTTTGGATGAATTATTTAAAAGAAATATTGAGCTGCGCCTGTTGCCGAATCTCCATCATTTGGCAAATGAAGTAGCCAAATCGACTTTAAATTTTTCGATCATCAGGTTAAGAAATGCTGCACCTAAGCTTCAATAG